A section of the Gallus gallus isolate bGalGal1 chromosome 4, bGalGal1.mat.broiler.GRCg7b, whole genome shotgun sequence genome encodes:
- the FAM155B gene encoding transmembrane protein FAM155B, with amino-acid sequence MIRGAWMYPRGGAGGGAVCCAPRRSDKPVADPERAQKWRLSLASLLFFTVLLSDHLWLCAGAKLRARERSGAGRPRGRTPRALQEPPAGSCEAFLGNLSRAPGPAPCPAARADLDSACARLHSLQRLLGSFAGVPLRSPPATALFSSPSSKRNFLQAYFRNFNLSFCDTYTIWDLLREMGGPDSLDCSVENLMVDLVAAAAGALGGEACSSCVQAYQRLDQHAQEKYEEFDLLLEKYLQSDEYSVRSCIRDCKAVYKAWLCSEYFNVTQQQCRHRIPCKQYCLEVQTRCPFVLPDNDELIYGGLPGFICTGLLESQLPEEEAKCCEVQWDSCDHPPDSSSDTSPKSTASESLHYHHHDPHLHHQRQNHYHLYHHHQYHHSPSLLPVSAGSRLGSSRIRLCVLVLMLLHTMVSFSSVHSGGGGLGPEALPSLDESVARDE; translated from the exons ATGATCCGCGGCGCCTGGATGTACCCCCGCGGGGGcgccggcggcggggcggtgTGCTGCGCGCCGCGCCGCAGCGACAAACCCGTGGCCGACCCCGAGCGGGCGCAGAAATGGCGCCTCTCGTTGGCCTCCCTCCTCTTCTTCACCGTGCTCCTCTCCGACCATCTGTGGCTCTGCGCCGGGGCCAAGCTGCGCGcgcgggagcggagcggcgcggggaggCCGCGGGGCCGAACGCCCCGAGCGCTGCAGGAGCCGCCCGCCGGCAGCTGCGAGGCgttcctgggcaacctgagccgCGCGCCGGGCCCCGCACCGTGCCCCGCCGCCCGCGCGGACCTGGACTCGGCGTGCGCCCGGCTGCACTCCCTGCAGCGCCTGCTGGGCTCCTTCGCCGGCGTGCCGCTGCGCTCGCCGCCCGCCACCGCCCTCTTCTCCTCGCCCTCCTCCAAGAGGAACTTCTTACAGGCGTACTTTAGGAACTTCAACCTCTCCTTTTGTGATACTTACACGATCTGGGACCTGCTGCGGGAAATGGGAGGCCCGGACAGCTTGGATTGCAGCGTGGAGAACCTGATGGTGGATctggtggcggcggcggcgggcgcgcTGGGCGGGGAGGcgtgcagcagctgtgtgcaggccTACCAGCGCCTGGACCAACACGCTCAGGAAAAATACGAGGAGTTCGACCTCTTGCTGGAGAAGTACCTGCAGTCGGACGAGTACTCGGTCAGGTCCTGCATCAGAGACTGCAAG GCTGTCTACAAGGCCTGGCTGTGCTCCGAGTATTTCAATGTGACACAACAACAGTGCCGACACCGGATCCCATGCAAGCAATACTGCCTGGAGGTGCAGACCAGGTGCCCGTTTGTGTTACCGGACAACGACGAGCTGATCTATGGAGGCTTGCCTGGCTTCATCTGCACGG GACTGCTGGAGAGCCAGCTGCCCGAGGAGGAGGCCAAGTGCTGCGAGGTGCAATGGGACTCCTGCGACCACCCCCCAGACAGCAGCTCCGACACATCCCCCAAATCCACGGCGTCAGAGTCGCTCCATTACCACCACCACGACCCCCACCTCCATCACCAGCGGCAGAACCACTACCACCtctaccaccaccaccagtaCCACCACTCCCCGTCCTTGCTGCCGGTCTCCGCAGGGTCTcgcctgggcagcagcaggatcCGGCTGTGCGTGCTGGTTCTGATGCTCCTCCACACCATGGTGTCTTTCTCGAGCGTGCACAGCGGCGGCGGGGGGCTCGGCCCGGAGGCCCTGCCCTCCTTGGATGAGAGCGTGGCGCGGGACGAGTGA